One genomic segment of Belonocnema kinseyi isolate 2016_QV_RU_SX_M_011 chromosome 2, B_treatae_v1, whole genome shotgun sequence includes these proteins:
- the LOC117168377 gene encoding uncharacterized protein LOC117168377 isoform X1: protein MTIGLVSNVPYFHLRICFLALVLYIISASDGSKYKQDIQKINRQSEESLAEGKRPTAMKHEENKGDHSRISNSEEDVSVSENEKILALNWFLKNASGKQNEFQWIYQIVHKMKLRTKNLENSAEQKRRYSSRLAAVPSARIEATRKKREFNTNRNSDISDEHRKRKFESHDSLGVPKRIHLEKEVKFKRYAQNSDFKYNTILLGSIDKPINEEMEASKDLFCKKADSRFTYQKLKGDTLSRCTNNYEIAPADFVILDISKEVWHLSCLKINYKENKKIDSDVEDPGNSVVQCELSQIIGHVLSEKSRTMKEANADQFSLSLETLKQTVLEPRESLIESNKGTNKNGNMTNISRPEEYDTQVEKDTRKRDHRKNEHESDMLLRDLKKLNTIYGYAKNVKKSFNCWEDFTLAAEIFYFKRRAKDSEYASKLKKSNDLEDENEDEISYLKEITQRVKKDRKNNEEEEDLKLFQKAGFGELSFEILNDHRGIIKTSLKREQKQDPIEVHFQSLIRQTTGKNSKHSVERQNKLLIDISFVPNTTYGSNSDYMFQNHKENKITELNDFNKSLLFTNLVLNKSLDMSDVSVLKVKSEFKSTRDDNIQYSKKNPIVEYNYINTIHIDQNFRNLEESKINVYFKVNSSKLDPTSELQEFDNNQRNVSKTDIIGGSQSIPGADRIMIFQHRMGRRILQDSVKKNRNWYENPSKFYKRTKQFKRLGKSFERSQNKEEFKNIEDYEDQEKEDGFQDYNDKKTETEDYGLYLNTEDGDVRKRRVPVIQYFDYEGAANDEDEEMPISTKIQFKIKDTPREKSDMYPQKKNQQKDEEEKLDKDKKVTKNKTPREEFIGNINVPKISENKTLNETPYPKDVPFRGKIKHGKENQGKDKLSDQRPQRNPRIWFDQSSETLKLLKASNKANEDSRRLIFTEPLEYNLNVQGKLKPGALSDFLSNDLPLEERLFEQDNDLLSFENNEEDYEPQRNGEYRKLEDSVVSREKDLGAKYEELENTNASEGPIRERSRLRGDHRMNLDFQEASDMEKNQFDGDSEGSRRNWYQKERDSTGDSEAEKKSYKSEEGNQIPDEQNSQSEEDKFFGKQLQEKSSAFHITDDRKSGSSFLALKSTDDMFKGGIEQSNPSEKKTSNGLIPSQKTSEWKVVKAGDSSTYSVNDQINANKSSESRFDKPAIEADFIFKEEDVETPEEISCKKNKYCSQDTRSILNSDDLMHESFVESLDWMNDFGDDDDEKIRLGRGLKSLEKYKKILNDNTGFACSKKVDVSTEGSYFKKNSTVTNIITLPVDGHLHNLNIEQKFELAADHFDDADTYATESQLDYNIKNNIGTFLVHKKKPEIEQLRIRREAFGENDLVNGKSGHRLRNHLSRLKRQFNKFARASVRKYKNKNIRHKYNHDGNYNNDNERNRQWMKKYSPEVRRNKALKEALRSKLSRRQNPEKIGEQQFLQWMLSDETDSEALPHQVKQLNDIVKHTGIKEYEDESHKPLHNEVDKKWPRPKYAFQYRSSQLKHHKENKPAYKKSLLSSFESKDDMMHSVKKRNIRSEHRKAHHHKKHKKHRGKHRKGKKHKYKPAGRTSREYRKMEHRNRQFRRKRANMDYADWSHDSGYEKRSIFSPDASKAQIYGFSFEKDGRDSDGITQNVLTDHTFEKSRDFKRKNDQQSEKVSLGKELKNHMKELQNFENIIKNQNVNVKMPDKKKHPKNNYAVENTLNSSRSGITLSVAKKNKATDENEIGFLAMVLKFIGILQLSSDNTKCRFDQKNLIVEDEVRKIEEKTNVYPETTESTETKCFENSENISTTTCHSESNQNLQENNINKTGYLYDSNIQSGTTYKSEQTRRKI, encoded by the exons GTGAAATTCAAGAGATATGCTCAAAAtagtgattttaaatataatacaattttattagg GTCAATCGATAAACCAATTAACGAAGAAATGGAAGCTTCAAAGGATTTATTTTGTAAGAAGGCTGATTCTAGGTTTACTTATCAGAAACTTAAAGGAGATACTCTAAGTCGATGtacaaataattatgaaattgcTCCAGCAGATTTTGTAATTTTAG atatttcaaaagaagttTGGCATctttcctgtttaaaaataaattacaaagagaataaaaaaattgatagtgATGTAGAAGACCCAGGTAACTCTGTAGTCCAATGTGAACTAAGTCAAATAATAGGTCATGTTTTATCGGAAAAGTCACGAACAATGAAAGAAGCAAACGCGGATCAGTTTTCACTGTCTTTAGAAACGTTGAAGCAGACTGTACTGGAACCACGAGAGAGCCTCATTGAGTCTAACAAAGGAACGAATAAAAACGGCAATATGACGAACATTTCAAGACCTGAAGAATATGACACACAGGTTGAAAAAGATACTAGAAAAAGAGATCATAGAAAGAATGAACATGAAAGCGATATGCttttgagggatttaaaaaaactgaatactATTTATGGCTATGCGAAGAATGTAAAGAAAA GTTTCAATTGTTGGGAGGATTTTACATTAGCAGcagaaatcttttactttaaaaggaGGGCAAAGGATTCAGAATatgcaagtaaattaaaaaagagtaatgACTTAGAAGATGAAAATGAAGATGAGATTTCTTACCTAAAAGAAATCACACAAAGGGTGAAAAAGGATAGGAAGAATAATGAAGAAGAGGAAGACTTGAAGTTATTTCAGAAAGCGGGGTTTGGGGAGTTatcctttgaaattctaaatGACCATAGAGGGATTATTAAAACAAGTTTGAAAAGAGAACAAAAACAAGATCCCATTGAAGTCCATTTTCAATCCTTAATTAGACAAACAACTGGGAAAAATAGTAAACATTCTGTTGAAagacaaaataaacttttaattgacATATCTTTTGTTCCCAATACGACTTATGGTTCAAACTCtgattatatgtttcaaaatcataaagaaaacaaaataacagaactaaatgattttaataagtccttgttatttacaaatcttgttttGAACAAATCTTTAGATATGAGTGATGTTAGTGTTTTAAAAGTTAAGAGTGAGTTTAAGAGCACTCGAGATgataatattcaatattcaaaaaaaaatcccattGTAgaatacaattatataaatacaatACATATTGAtcagaattttaggaatttagaagaatctaaaattaatgtttattttaaagtcaactCTTCAAAATTAGATCCAACTTCAGAACTTCAAGAATTCGATAACAatcaaagaaatgtatcaaagACAGACATAATAGGAGGATCTCAAAGTATTCCAGGAGCTGACAGGATTATGATATTTCAGCATAGAATGGGGAGAAGAATACTTCaagattctgttaaaaaaaatagaaattggtATGAAAATCCTTCGAAGTTTTACAAGCGAACCAAGCAATTTAAAAGACTCGGAAAATCATTTGAAAGAAGTCAAAACAaggaggaatttaaaaatattgaagattatGAAGATCAAGAAAAGGAAGATGGTTTTCAGGATTATAATGATAAGAAAACTGAGACTGAAGACTATG GGCTGTATCTTAATACAGAAGATGGCGATGTAAGAAAGAGACGTGTACCAGTAATTCAGTATTTTGACTACGAAGGAGCTGCTAATGATGAAGATGAAGAAATGCCTATTAGTACTAAAATccagtttaaaataaaag ATACGCCCCGAGAAAAGTCAGACATGTATCCTCAGAAAAAGAACCAACAAAAAGATGAAGAAGAAAAATTAGACAAGGATAAAAAAGTAACGAAAAATAAAACCCCAAGAGAAGAATTTATTGGTAATATAAACGTTCCTAAAATTTCCGAAAACAAAACTTTGAATGAAACACCATATCCCAAGGATGTTCCTTTTCGTGGGAAAATAAAACATGGTAAGGAAAACCAAGGTAAAGATAAATTGAGCGATCAAAGGCCACAGAGGAACCCACGAATATG GTTTGATCAGTCGTCTGAAACGCTCAAACTTTTGAAAGCCTCAAATAAAGCTAATGAGGATTCAAGAAGACTTATATTCACAGAACCTTTAGAGTATAATCTTAACGTTCAAGGAAAACTTAAACCGGGAGCTCTGAGTGACTTTTTAAGTAACGACCTGCCTTTAGAAGAGCGTCTGTTTGAACAGGATAATGATCTGCTGAGTTTTGAAAACAACGAAGAAGATTACGAACCGCAAAG AAATGGAGAATATCGAAAATTAGAAGACAGTGTTGTAAGTCGAGAAAAGGATTTGGGAGCGAAGTATGAAGAGCTAGAAAATACGAATGCCTCGGAAGGACCAATAAGGGAGAGATCTAGGCTAAGAGGGGATCATAGAATGAATCTTGATTTTCAAGAAGCTTCCGATATGGAGAAAAATCAATTTGATGGAGATAGTGAAGGATCTCGAAGAAACTGGTACCAGAAAGAACGAGACAG tACAGGGGACTCAGAAGCAgagaaaaaaagttacaaaagcGAGGAAGGTAATCAAATTCCTGACGAACAGAATAGCCAAagcgaagaagataaatttttcggAAAACAACTACAAG AAAAATCTTCTGCTTTTCATATTACTGATGATAGAAAGTCTGGAAGTAGCTTTTTAGCTCTTAAAAGCACCGATGATATGTTTAAAGGAGGCATTGAACAAAGTAATCCGTCCGAGAAAAAAACATCAAACGGATTAATTCCTTCACAGAAAACTTCTGAGTGGAAAGTTGTAAAA GCTGGTGATAGCAGTACATATTCAGTAAACGACCAAATAAATGCAAACAAATCGTCTGAGAGTCGTTTCGATAAACCAGCTATTGAAGcggattttattttcaaagaagaagatgtGGAAACTCCAGAAGAAATTTCATGTAAGAAGAATAAATATTGCAGTCAAGATACGCGATCAATACTGAATTCCGACGACTTAATGCACGAATCATTCGTGGAGTCTTTGGATTGGATGAATGATTTTGGTGACGATGATGATGAAAAAATACGACTCGGAAGAGGGTTAAAAAgtttggagaaatataaaaaaattctaaatgataaTACTGGTTTCGCATGTTCAAAAAAAGTTGATGTTTCGACCGAAGGatcttattttaagaaaaacagtaCTGTCACGAATATAATAACGTTACCAGTTGATGGTCActtacataatttaaatatagAGCAGAAATTTGAATTAGCTGCAGATCATTTTGATGATGCAGATACCTATGCCACTGAAAGTCAACTTgattataatatcaaaaataatatcgGTACTTTTCTTGTACACAAGAAAAAACCGGAAATAGAGCAATTGAGAATACGAAGGGAAGCTTTTGGAGAAAATGATCTAGTTAATGGTAAATCAGGACACAGACTCCGAAATCACTTGAGTCGTCTAAAGCGTCAGTTTAATAAATTTGCAAGAGCTTcagttagaaaatataaaaataaaaatataagacatAAATATAATCATGATGGGAACTACAATAATGATAATGAAAGGAACAGACAGTGGATGAAAAAATATAGTCCTGAG GTTCGAAGAAATAAAGCTTTGAAGGAAGCACTGCGCTCAAAGCTTTCTCGAAGGCAGAACCCAGAGAAAATTGGTGAACAGCAGTTTTTACAGTGGATGCTGTCAGATGAGACTGACTCAGAAGCTTTGCCTCACCAA GTAAAGCAATTGAATGATATTGTGAAGCATACTGGAATAAAAGAATATGAAGATGAAAGTCACAAGCCACTTCACAATGAAGTAGATAAAAAATGGCCTAGGCCTAAATATGCCTTTCAATATCGAAGTTCACAACTGAAGCATCATAAGGAAAATAAGCCAGCTTATAAGAAATCATTATTATCTTCTTTTG aatCCAAAGATGACATGATGCATAgcgtgaaaaaaagaaatattcgaaGTGAGCATCGAAAAGCGCATCACCATAAGAAGCATAAAAAGCACAGAGGTAAGCATCGGAAAGGCAAAAAGCATAAGTATAAGCCTGCAGGTAGAACCTCTCGAGAGTATCGGAAGATGGAGCACAGAAACCGACAGTTTCGAAGAAAACGGGCAAATATGGACTATGCGGATTGGAGTCATGATTCTGGTTATGAGAAGCGTTCTATTTTTAGTCCAGATGCTTCTAAAGCTCAAATCTATGGATTCTCATTTGAAAAAGATGGAAGGGATTCTGATG GTATAACTCAAAATGTACTGACGGATCACACATTTGAAAAatcgagggatttcaaaagaaagaATGATCAGCAATCGGAGAAGGTATCTCTAGGAAAGGAACTGAAGAATCATATGaaagaattgcaaaattttgaaaatataataaaaaaccaAAACGTAAATGTCAAAATGCCTGATAAAAAGAAACacccaaaaaataattatgcagttgaaaatactttaaattccagTAGGTCAGGTATTACACTTTCAGTAGCAAAGAAAAATAAAGCAACTGATGAAAATGAAATTGGTTTTCTGGCAATGGTATTAAAATTTATCGGAATCTTACAACTGAGTTCTGATAACACGAAATGTAGATTtgatcagaaaaatttaatagttgaagaCGAAGTTcgaaaaatagaggaaaaaacTAACGTATATCCCGAAACAACAGAATCAACTGAGACAAAGTGCTTTGAGAACAGTGAAAATATATCAACCACGACATGTCATAGTGAGTCCAatcaaaatttacaagaaaacaatattaataaaacaGGATATCTTTATGATTCTAACATACAATCAGGAACTACATACAAGAGTGAGCAAACtaggagaaaaatttga
- the LOC117168377 gene encoding uncharacterized protein LOC117168377 isoform X3: MEASKDLFCKKADSRFTYQKLKGDTLSRCTNNYEIAPADFVILDISKEVWHLSCLKINYKENKKIDSDVEDPGNSVVQCELSQIIGHVLSEKSRTMKEANADQFSLSLETLKQTVLEPRESLIESNKGTNKNGNMTNISRPEEYDTQVEKDTRKRDHRKNEHESDMLLRDLKKLNTIYGYAKNVKKSFNCWEDFTLAAEIFYFKRRAKDSEYASKLKKSNDLEDENEDEISYLKEITQRVKKDRKNNEEEEDLKLFQKAGFGELSFEILNDHRGIIKTSLKREQKQDPIEVHFQSLIRQTTGKNSKHSVERQNKLLIDISFVPNTTYGSNSDYMFQNHKENKITELNDFNKSLLFTNLVLNKSLDMSDVSVLKVKSEFKSTRDDNIQYSKKNPIVEYNYINTIHIDQNFRNLEESKINVYFKVNSSKLDPTSELQEFDNNQRNVSKTDIIGGSQSIPGADRIMIFQHRMGRRILQDSVKKNRNWYENPSKFYKRTKQFKRLGKSFERSQNKEEFKNIEDYEDQEKEDGFQDYNDKKTETEDYGLYLNTEDGDVRKRRVPVIQYFDYEGAANDEDEEMPISTKIQFKIKDTPREKSDMYPQKKNQQKDEEEKLDKDKKVTKNKTPREEFIGNINVPKISENKTLNETPYPKDVPFRGKIKHGKENQGKDKLSDQRPQRNPRIWFDQSSETLKLLKASNKANEDSRRLIFTEPLEYNLNVQGKLKPGALSDFLSNDLPLEERLFEQDNDLLSFENNEEDYEPQRNGEYRKLEDSVVSREKDLGAKYEELENTNASEGPIRERSRLRGDHRMNLDFQEASDMEKNQFDGDSEGSRRNWYQKERDSTGDSEAEKKSYKSEEGNQIPDEQNSQSEEDKFFGKQLQEKSSAFHITDDRKSGSSFLALKSTDDMFKGGIEQSNPSEKKTSNGLIPSQKTSEWKVVKAGDSSTYSVNDQINANKSSESRFDKPAIEADFIFKEEDVETPEEISCKKNKYCSQDTRSILNSDDLMHESFVESLDWMNDFGDDDDEKIRLGRGLKSLEKYKKILNDNTGFACSKKVDVSTEGSYFKKNSTVTNIITLPVDGHLHNLNIEQKFELAADHFDDADTYATESQLDYNIKNNIGTFLVHKKKPEIEQLRIRREAFGENDLVNGKSGHRLRNHLSRLKRQFNKFARASVRKYKNKNIRHKYNHDGNYNNDNERNRQWMKKYSPEVRRNKALKEALRSKLSRRQNPEKIGEQQFLQWMLSDETDSEALPHQVKQLNDIVKHTGIKEYEDESHKPLHNEVDKKWPRPKYAFQYRSSQLKHHKENKPAYKKSLLSSFESKDDMMHSVKKRNIRSEHRKAHHHKKHKKHRGKHRKGKKHKYKPAGRTSREYRKMEHRNRQFRRKRANMDYADWSHDSGYEKRSIFSPDASKAQIYGFSFEKDGRDSDGITQNVLTDHTFEKSRDFKRKNDQQSEKVSLGKELKNHMKELQNFENIIKNQNVNVKMPDKKKHPKNNYAVENTLNSSRSGITLSVAKKNKATDENEIGFLAMVLKFIGILQLSSDNTKCRFDQKNLIVEDEVRKIEEKTNVYPETTESTETKCFENSENISTTTCHSESNQNLQENNINKTGYLYDSNIQSGTTYKSEQTRRKI, from the exons ATGGAAGCTTCAAAGGATTTATTTTGTAAGAAGGCTGATTCTAGGTTTACTTATCAGAAACTTAAAGGAGATACTCTAAGTCGATGtacaaataattatgaaattgcTCCAGCAGATTTTGTAATTTTAG atatttcaaaagaagttTGGCATctttcctgtttaaaaataaattacaaagagaataaaaaaattgatagtgATGTAGAAGACCCAGGTAACTCTGTAGTCCAATGTGAACTAAGTCAAATAATAGGTCATGTTTTATCGGAAAAGTCACGAACAATGAAAGAAGCAAACGCGGATCAGTTTTCACTGTCTTTAGAAACGTTGAAGCAGACTGTACTGGAACCACGAGAGAGCCTCATTGAGTCTAACAAAGGAACGAATAAAAACGGCAATATGACGAACATTTCAAGACCTGAAGAATATGACACACAGGTTGAAAAAGATACTAGAAAAAGAGATCATAGAAAGAATGAACATGAAAGCGATATGCttttgagggatttaaaaaaactgaatactATTTATGGCTATGCGAAGAATGTAAAGAAAA GTTTCAATTGTTGGGAGGATTTTACATTAGCAGcagaaatcttttactttaaaaggaGGGCAAAGGATTCAGAATatgcaagtaaattaaaaaagagtaatgACTTAGAAGATGAAAATGAAGATGAGATTTCTTACCTAAAAGAAATCACACAAAGGGTGAAAAAGGATAGGAAGAATAATGAAGAAGAGGAAGACTTGAAGTTATTTCAGAAAGCGGGGTTTGGGGAGTTatcctttgaaattctaaatGACCATAGAGGGATTATTAAAACAAGTTTGAAAAGAGAACAAAAACAAGATCCCATTGAAGTCCATTTTCAATCCTTAATTAGACAAACAACTGGGAAAAATAGTAAACATTCTGTTGAAagacaaaataaacttttaattgacATATCTTTTGTTCCCAATACGACTTATGGTTCAAACTCtgattatatgtttcaaaatcataaagaaaacaaaataacagaactaaatgattttaataagtccttgttatttacaaatcttgttttGAACAAATCTTTAGATATGAGTGATGTTAGTGTTTTAAAAGTTAAGAGTGAGTTTAAGAGCACTCGAGATgataatattcaatattcaaaaaaaaatcccattGTAgaatacaattatataaatacaatACATATTGAtcagaattttaggaatttagaagaatctaaaattaatgtttattttaaagtcaactCTTCAAAATTAGATCCAACTTCAGAACTTCAAGAATTCGATAACAatcaaagaaatgtatcaaagACAGACATAATAGGAGGATCTCAAAGTATTCCAGGAGCTGACAGGATTATGATATTTCAGCATAGAATGGGGAGAAGAATACTTCaagattctgttaaaaaaaatagaaattggtATGAAAATCCTTCGAAGTTTTACAAGCGAACCAAGCAATTTAAAAGACTCGGAAAATCATTTGAAAGAAGTCAAAACAaggaggaatttaaaaatattgaagattatGAAGATCAAGAAAAGGAAGATGGTTTTCAGGATTATAATGATAAGAAAACTGAGACTGAAGACTATG GGCTGTATCTTAATACAGAAGATGGCGATGTAAGAAAGAGACGTGTACCAGTAATTCAGTATTTTGACTACGAAGGAGCTGCTAATGATGAAGATGAAGAAATGCCTATTAGTACTAAAATccagtttaaaataaaag ATACGCCCCGAGAAAAGTCAGACATGTATCCTCAGAAAAAGAACCAACAAAAAGATGAAGAAGAAAAATTAGACAAGGATAAAAAAGTAACGAAAAATAAAACCCCAAGAGAAGAATTTATTGGTAATATAAACGTTCCTAAAATTTCCGAAAACAAAACTTTGAATGAAACACCATATCCCAAGGATGTTCCTTTTCGTGGGAAAATAAAACATGGTAAGGAAAACCAAGGTAAAGATAAATTGAGCGATCAAAGGCCACAGAGGAACCCACGAATATG GTTTGATCAGTCGTCTGAAACGCTCAAACTTTTGAAAGCCTCAAATAAAGCTAATGAGGATTCAAGAAGACTTATATTCACAGAACCTTTAGAGTATAATCTTAACGTTCAAGGAAAACTTAAACCGGGAGCTCTGAGTGACTTTTTAAGTAACGACCTGCCTTTAGAAGAGCGTCTGTTTGAACAGGATAATGATCTGCTGAGTTTTGAAAACAACGAAGAAGATTACGAACCGCAAAG AAATGGAGAATATCGAAAATTAGAAGACAGTGTTGTAAGTCGAGAAAAGGATTTGGGAGCGAAGTATGAAGAGCTAGAAAATACGAATGCCTCGGAAGGACCAATAAGGGAGAGATCTAGGCTAAGAGGGGATCATAGAATGAATCTTGATTTTCAAGAAGCTTCCGATATGGAGAAAAATCAATTTGATGGAGATAGTGAAGGATCTCGAAGAAACTGGTACCAGAAAGAACGAGACAG tACAGGGGACTCAGAAGCAgagaaaaaaagttacaaaagcGAGGAAGGTAATCAAATTCCTGACGAACAGAATAGCCAAagcgaagaagataaatttttcggAAAACAACTACAAG AAAAATCTTCTGCTTTTCATATTACTGATGATAGAAAGTCTGGAAGTAGCTTTTTAGCTCTTAAAAGCACCGATGATATGTTTAAAGGAGGCATTGAACAAAGTAATCCGTCCGAGAAAAAAACATCAAACGGATTAATTCCTTCACAGAAAACTTCTGAGTGGAAAGTTGTAAAA GCTGGTGATAGCAGTACATATTCAGTAAACGACCAAATAAATGCAAACAAATCGTCTGAGAGTCGTTTCGATAAACCAGCTATTGAAGcggattttattttcaaagaagaagatgtGGAAACTCCAGAAGAAATTTCATGTAAGAAGAATAAATATTGCAGTCAAGATACGCGATCAATACTGAATTCCGACGACTTAATGCACGAATCATTCGTGGAGTCTTTGGATTGGATGAATGATTTTGGTGACGATGATGATGAAAAAATACGACTCGGAAGAGGGTTAAAAAgtttggagaaatataaaaaaattctaaatgataaTACTGGTTTCGCATGTTCAAAAAAAGTTGATGTTTCGACCGAAGGatcttattttaagaaaaacagtaCTGTCACGAATATAATAACGTTACCAGTTGATGGTCActtacataatttaaatatagAGCAGAAATTTGAATTAGCTGCAGATCATTTTGATGATGCAGATACCTATGCCACTGAAAGTCAACTTgattataatatcaaaaataatatcgGTACTTTTCTTGTACACAAGAAAAAACCGGAAATAGAGCAATTGAGAATACGAAGGGAAGCTTTTGGAGAAAATGATCTAGTTAATGGTAAATCAGGACACAGACTCCGAAATCACTTGAGTCGTCTAAAGCGTCAGTTTAATAAATTTGCAAGAGCTTcagttagaaaatataaaaataaaaatataagacatAAATATAATCATGATGGGAACTACAATAATGATAATGAAAGGAACAGACAGTGGATGAAAAAATATAGTCCTGAG GTTCGAAGAAATAAAGCTTTGAAGGAAGCACTGCGCTCAAAGCTTTCTCGAAGGCAGAACCCAGAGAAAATTGGTGAACAGCAGTTTTTACAGTGGATGCTGTCAGATGAGACTGACTCAGAAGCTTTGCCTCACCAA GTAAAGCAATTGAATGATATTGTGAAGCATACTGGAATAAAAGAATATGAAGATGAAAGTCACAAGCCACTTCACAATGAAGTAGATAAAAAATGGCCTAGGCCTAAATATGCCTTTCAATATCGAAGTTCACAACTGAAGCATCATAAGGAAAATAAGCCAGCTTATAAGAAATCATTATTATCTTCTTTTG aatCCAAAGATGACATGATGCATAgcgtgaaaaaaagaaatattcgaaGTGAGCATCGAAAAGCGCATCACCATAAGAAGCATAAAAAGCACAGAGGTAAGCATCGGAAAGGCAAAAAGCATAAGTATAAGCCTGCAGGTAGAACCTCTCGAGAGTATCGGAAGATGGAGCACAGAAACCGACAGTTTCGAAGAAAACGGGCAAATATGGACTATGCGGATTGGAGTCATGATTCTGGTTATGAGAAGCGTTCTATTTTTAGTCCAGATGCTTCTAAAGCTCAAATCTATGGATTCTCATTTGAAAAAGATGGAAGGGATTCTGATG GTATAACTCAAAATGTACTGACGGATCACACATTTGAAAAatcgagggatttcaaaagaaagaATGATCAGCAATCGGAGAAGGTATCTCTAGGAAAGGAACTGAAGAATCATATGaaagaattgcaaaattttgaaaatataataaaaaaccaAAACGTAAATGTCAAAATGCCTGATAAAAAGAAACacccaaaaaataattatgcagttgaaaatactttaaattccagTAGGTCAGGTATTACACTTTCAGTAGCAAAGAAAAATAAAGCAACTGATGAAAATGAAATTGGTTTTCTGGCAATGGTATTAAAATTTATCGGAATCTTACAACTGAGTTCTGATAACACGAAATGTAGATTtgatcagaaaaatttaatagttgaagaCGAAGTTcgaaaaatagaggaaaaaacTAACGTATATCCCGAAACAACAGAATCAACTGAGACAAAGTGCTTTGAGAACAGTGAAAATATATCAACCACGACATGTCATAGTGAGTCCAatcaaaatttacaagaaaacaatattaataaaacaGGATATCTTTATGATTCTAACATACAATCAGGAACTACATACAAGAGTGAGCAAACtaggagaaaaatttga